Proteins encoded within one genomic window of Gammaproteobacteria bacterium:
- a CDS encoding conserved hypothetical protein (Evidence 4 : Unknown function but conserved in other organisms) yields MTLPLFSTEPGCREAHLERRYKNPLFPEADRQVTQEEANRARQADDEEVTAFRKDLRTLLREVSVLPAHVESEVALKLKERIERLYEICAGLPGEFTREREGLIRLSRVIAKPIVDGAANDSYARQQLAQEETAREIHWQLLRHPLVAHLLRPDSPITPADLVPTLLSEDEKSVRAVITLLDSGQHRLLQFQARQWLERLQSEGVQIPPSAWMILEVIEEPIVSTIT; encoded by the coding sequence ATGACATTACCGCTGTTCAGCACTGAACCCGGCTGCCGTGAGGCTCATCTCGAACGCCGCTATAAAAACCCCCTATTTCCCGAAGCGGATCGCCAAGTCACTCAAGAAGAAGCAAACAGGGCACGTCAAGCTGATGACGAGGAAGTTACTGCCTTCCGCAAAGACCTGCGCACCCTGCTACGCGAGGTCTCTGTCCTACCGGCCCATGTCGAATCCGAGGTCGCCCTAAAGCTCAAGGAACGCATCGAGCGCCTCTACGAGATCTGTGCGGGTCTGCCTGGGGAGTTCACTCGAGAACGGGAGGGATTGATCCGACTGAGTCGTGTGATTGCGAAACCGATCGTGGATGGTGCCGCAAACGATTCCTACGCTCGTCAACAATTGGCCCAGGAGGAAACCGCCCGCGAGATCCACTGGCAACTCCTGCGTCATCCCCTAGTTGCGCATCTATTACGCCCTGATTCCCCCATTACCCCTGCGGATCTGGTTCCTACGCTACTCTCCGAAGACGAGAAATCAGTGAGAGCGGTAATAACGTTATTAGACTCAGGACAACACCGCCTTTTGCAGTTTCAGGCGCGTCAATGGTTAGAAAGGTTACAAAGTGAGGGCGTACAGATCCCGCCTTCCGCTTGGATGATTCTGGAAGTGATAGAGGAACCTATTGTCTCAACGATTACCTAA